A portion of the Adhaeribacter radiodurans genome contains these proteins:
- a CDS encoding sigma 54-interacting transcriptional regulator, with translation MLNNQVLQVTNAVHKAVEAAERKNELAGRVLAALQPALEVAAIVITLIEGNYFQLFQAILPSDGKARPIEKQGDIFPISLSPYALLSCAAEYSTQIRKVNSSDLGYRDFAGTHFVQAAGLEESMLTLLRYRGQIVGHLEVFSKKSGTFSAGQFPLLEMLAQPIAAALAYTQIREGLAEKATLLSLSGDMATIRDKDDLYRVMMEKIRPLIDFNDAVVVIFEKDTYNYFFNLAPAERRANPFYDLLARKTFPFKNSPFEFFIQQDNPFFLTTEQMLQRFPGYPGFIFMQQTGLHYSVKLNLLHGGEIFGLILLHFNQASQIQPAKIPLYQAFTDQLAVAVYNILANRDILEREQERTILLSLSEAMTTIRDKDDLYRVMMEKIRPLIDFDDAVVVILREKAYSYFFNLASTERQAHPLFKKLTRQSFPIQGSPFEVLLEQEGPFPWSAQELLKSYQGNDDLTLMQQTGLQNSVNVPLVYGGQRIGLVLFHFHGKASLHPALLNLYKALTGQLAVAVSNILANEEIASREGEKSLQITLTNVLTREEAWEKKWWKVIQLLEPYLPLDYVVFRLKEGEQLKGDYTFYRTGFEEYQLLDPAHQQHLCGLSAEKYDKLPREQTLREAMILNGEDLVRWGHQYTVERLTAQHFQLQSHFRFPLLLSRDNALVFSFYSKQVDAYQAEHLAFMSRIAYSLSLTLDKLLAYEEVKKLSEQLKQEKSYLMEEVKTTYNFEQLIGTSTLLQRVFHSVANVAPTDTTVLIQGETGTGKELIARAIHHQSPRRERPLIKVNCAALPAQLIESEFFGHEKGAFTGAVERRIGKFEMANQGTIFLDEIGELALELQAKLLRVLQEKEIERIGGKSTIPVDFRVIAATNRDLAKAVLEGKFRSDLFYRLHIFPIQLPSLRERNEDIPLLATYFAQRFSKKMGRPFLGITANTLSELLAYDWPGNIRELENVMEQSVILSEQHPLEWSRPPAKRSSNIQLVTSLPNEQLLGQPDNGIKAQRESWEKAQIMQALQLAQGRIRGTEGAAERLGIKATTLEAKMKKLGIYKEHVLKS, from the coding sequence TTGGCTGCACTGCAACCGGCTTTGGAGGTAGCAGCCATTGTCATCACTTTAATAGAAGGCAATTATTTTCAACTTTTCCAGGCTATCCTCCCATCGGACGGAAAAGCCAGGCCGATTGAAAAGCAGGGAGACATCTTCCCCATTTCACTATCCCCTTACGCACTCCTCAGCTGCGCCGCTGAATACTCCACCCAGATTCGGAAAGTGAATAGCTCCGACCTAGGTTATCGTGATTTTGCGGGCACCCACTTCGTGCAGGCGGCAGGCTTGGAGGAAAGTATGCTGACGCTTCTTCGCTACCGTGGCCAGATAGTAGGTCATTTGGAGGTGTTTAGCAAAAAATCAGGAACCTTTTCAGCGGGACAGTTCCCATTGTTGGAGATGTTGGCCCAGCCAATAGCGGCCGCGCTGGCCTATACCCAAATTCGGGAGGGGTTGGCTGAAAAGGCTACCTTACTTTCTCTCAGCGGCGATATGGCCACCATCCGTGACAAGGACGATCTTTACCGGGTAATGATGGAAAAAATACGGCCTCTCATCGACTTCAACGATGCCGTGGTAGTTATCTTTGAGAAGGATACCTACAATTACTTCTTCAATCTAGCACCGGCCGAAAGGCGGGCAAATCCGTTCTACGATTTACTGGCCCGCAAAACCTTTCCCTTTAAAAACTCTCCGTTCGAGTTTTTTATCCAACAGGATAATCCCTTTTTTCTGACTACCGAGCAGATGCTGCAGCGGTTTCCCGGCTATCCTGGTTTCATATTCATGCAACAGACCGGCCTGCATTACTCCGTTAAACTGAACTTGTTGCATGGAGGGGAAATATTTGGGTTGATTCTGCTACATTTTAACCAAGCGTCCCAGATCCAGCCAGCAAAAATTCCCCTTTACCAGGCCTTTACGGACCAATTGGCCGTGGCAGTTTATAATATCCTGGCCAATAGGGATATTTTGGAACGGGAACAAGAACGAACCATCCTGCTTTCCCTCAGTGAGGCGATGACTACCATCCGCGACAAGGATGACCTTTACCGAGTGATGATGGAAAAAATACGACCTCTCATCGACTTCGATGACGCTGTGGTGGTCATCCTGAGAGAAAAAGCGTATTCCTATTTCTTCAACCTAGCTTCGACGGAACGGCAGGCCCATCCGCTATTCAAGAAACTTACCCGTCAGTCGTTTCCCATCCAAGGCTCCCCGTTTGAGGTGCTGCTTGAGCAGGAGGGGCCCTTCCCTTGGTCAGCGCAAGAATTATTGAAGTCCTATCAGGGCAATGATGATCTGACTTTGATGCAGCAAACCGGCTTACAAAACTCAGTGAATGTTCCCTTGGTGTATGGAGGCCAACGGATCGGGCTGGTTCTTTTTCATTTTCATGGCAAGGCCTCCCTGCACCCAGCCTTGCTTAACCTGTACAAAGCGCTTACCGGCCAATTGGCCGTGGCTGTTAGTAATATCTTGGCTAACGAAGAAATTGCCTCCCGGGAAGGGGAGAAAAGCCTGCAAATCACTTTGACTAACGTGCTGACCAGGGAAGAGGCGTGGGAGAAGAAGTGGTGGAAGGTGATTCAACTACTTGAGCCCTACCTCCCCTTAGATTACGTCGTCTTCCGCCTGAAAGAGGGAGAACAACTCAAAGGAGACTATACTTTCTATCGAACTGGTTTCGAGGAATATCAGTTGCTGGATCCCGCGCACCAACAGCACCTATGCGGACTATCGGCTGAAAAATATGATAAGCTTCCTCGGGAACAAACCCTACGAGAGGCAATGATCCTCAACGGGGAAGATTTGGTGCGCTGGGGTCATCAATATACCGTAGAACGCTTGACAGCCCAACACTTTCAACTCCAGTCACATTTTCGGTTTCCGTTGCTACTAAGCCGGGATAATGCCCTCGTTTTCTCCTTTTACAGCAAACAAGTGGACGCCTACCAGGCCGAGCACCTAGCCTTTATGAGTCGTATTGCCTATTCACTGTCCCTAACTCTGGACAAGTTGCTGGCTTATGAGGAAGTCAAAAAGCTTAGCGAGCAGTTGAAGCAAGAGAAAAGCTACCTGATGGAAGAGGTCAAAACTACATACAACTTCGAGCAGCTTATCGGTACCAGTACCCTGTTACAGCGGGTTTTCCATTCCGTGGCTAACGTAGCTCCCACTGATACAACGGTGTTGATTCAAGGAGAAACTGGCACGGGCAAAGAACTAATAGCCCGGGCAATTCACCACCAGTCGCCTCGCCGGGAGCGGCCGTTAATCAAGGTAAATTGTGCGGCTTTGCCGGCCCAACTAATTGAGTCGGAATTTTTTGGTCACGAAAAAGGAGCCTTCACCGGTGCCGTTGAACGGCGAATCGGGAAATTTGAAATGGCCAACCAGGGTACTATTTTTCTGGATGAAATTGGAGAATTAGCCCTGGAACTGCAGGCCAAGTTGCTGCGCGTGCTGCAGGAAAAGGAAATCGAGCGAATCGGCGGAAAATCCACCATTCCTGTGGATTTTCGGGTGATAGCCGCCACCAACCGGGATCTGGCAAAAGCTGTGCTGGAGGGAAAGTTTCGCTCCGATCTATTTTATCGACTGCATATTTTTCCTATTCAACTACCTTCCTTGCGGGAGCGTAATGAAGACATTCCCCTGCTAGCCACTTACTTTGCCCAGAGGTTTTCCAAAAAAATGGGCCGTCCTTTTCTGGGCATCACGGCAAATACCTTATCCGAGCTGCTGGCCTACGATTGGCCGGGAAACATCCGGGAACTGGAGAATGTAATGGAACAGTCCGTTATCCTCTCGGAACAGCACCCTCTAGAATGGAGCCGTCCCCCCGCGAAACGCTCCTCCAACATTCAGTTAGTTACTTCTCTGCCTAACGAGCAGCTGTTAGGCCAGCCAGACAATGGCATCAAAGCGCAACGGGAAAGCTGGGAGAAAGCCCAGATTATGCAGGCGCTCCAACTAGCCCAAGGTCGTATCCGAGGAACCGAAGGCGCGGCCGAGCGGCTAGGCATCAAGGCGACCACCCTGGAAGCTAAAATGAAAAAGCTGGGCATTTACAAGGAGCATGTGCTGAAAAGTTAA